A region from the Mesorhizobium sp. J8 genome encodes:
- a CDS encoding gamma-butyrobetaine dioxygenase: MLTTVRLGDDGRTIELGWKDGAVSRFHAMWLRDNALDDKTRSAGNGQRLITILDIPAETRIDEASIKGGGLEVRFTPEDKTASFPAQWLWANAYDRVESRQPGWTGDVVQRWTKSTMQNSVPRASYAAALHDRGVLREWLSAVRTYGFAVMDGLPTESGALCKVADLFGYIRETNYGRWFEVRAEVNPNNLAYTNLGLQAHTDNPYRDPVPTLQILACIENTVEGGESSVVDGFAVAAALQVENPEGFRLLSSYPARFEYAGSLGVRLQSKRPMIELGPDGELICIRFNNRSLAPTVDVPFAEMDKYYAAYRRFAELIEDPAFEVTFKLEAGQSFIVDNTRVMHARKAFSGSGKRWLQGCYADKDGLLSTLAALDHGFKEAAE; encoded by the coding sequence ATGCTGACGACGGTAAGGCTGGGCGACGACGGACGAACGATCGAGCTTGGCTGGAAGGATGGAGCAGTGAGCCGCTTCCACGCCATGTGGCTGCGCGACAATGCGCTGGATGACAAGACGCGCAGCGCCGGCAACGGCCAGCGGCTGATCACCATCCTCGACATCCCGGCCGAGACGCGGATCGACGAGGCCTCGATCAAGGGCGGAGGGCTGGAGGTCAGATTCACGCCCGAGGACAAGACAGCCAGCTTCCCGGCCCAGTGGCTGTGGGCCAACGCCTATGATCGCGTCGAATCTCGGCAGCCCGGCTGGACGGGCGACGTCGTTCAACGCTGGACCAAGTCGACAATGCAGAATTCGGTGCCGCGCGCCAGCTACGCGGCGGCCTTGCATGACCGCGGCGTCCTGCGCGAATGGCTTTCGGCAGTGCGGACCTATGGCTTTGCCGTCATGGACGGACTGCCCACGGAATCCGGCGCGCTGTGCAAGGTGGCCGACCTGTTCGGCTACATCCGGGAGACCAATTACGGGCGCTGGTTCGAGGTGCGCGCCGAGGTCAATCCGAACAACCTCGCCTACACCAATCTCGGCCTGCAGGCGCATACCGACAATCCCTATCGCGACCCGGTACCGACGCTGCAGATCCTGGCCTGCATCGAGAACACGGTGGAAGGCGGTGAATCCAGCGTCGTCGATGGATTCGCGGTGGCGGCGGCACTTCAAGTGGAGAACCCCGAAGGCTTCCGGCTGCTCTCTTCCTATCCGGCACGCTTCGAATATGCCGGCTCGTTGGGCGTGCGGCTGCAGTCGAAGCGGCCGATGATCGAGCTCGGACCCGACGGCGAGTTGATCTGCATCCGCTTCAACAACCGCTCGCTGGCGCCGACGGTCGACGTGCCGTTTGCCGAGATGGACAAATACTACGCGGCGTATCGCCGGTTCGCCGAACTGATCGAGGATCCTGCCTTCGAGGTGACCTTCAAGCTCGAGGCAGGGCAATCCTTCATCGTCGACAACACCCGCGTCATGCACGCGCGCAAGGCGTTTTCCGGCAGCGGCAAGCGCTGGCTGCAAGGCTGCTACGCCGACAAGGACGGCCTGCTGTCGACGCTTGCCGCGCTCGATCATGGTTTCAAGGAGGCGGCGGAATGA
- a CDS encoding NAD(P)/FAD-dependent oxidoreductase produces MLERTPTTKAQALLDKFGKALEAGDIDSAVNCFQADCYWRDLVTFTWNLKTMEGQDQVRDMLRATLANTKPTGWSVAKGEEASEDGGVITAWITFETNVARGFGLVRFKGDLIWTLLTTMAELKGHEEKAGFTRPLGAKHGHGKDRKTWREERDDEIAELGHTRQPYVVIIGGGQGGIALGARLKQLGVPTIIVEKNERPGDSWRKRYKSLCLHDPVWYDHLPYIDFPKNWPVFAPKDKIGDWLEMYTKVMELNYWSSTTAKSAKYDEKTKEWTVVVERDGKEIVLKPKQLVLATGMSGKANWPKYKGQDIFKGEQQHSSTHPGPDKYRGKKVVVIGSNNSAHDICAALWEGGADVTMVQRSSTHIVKSDTLMDIGLGALYSEQAVENGMTTRKADMIFASLPYRILHEFQIPLYQQMKERDAKFYDDLEKAGFMLDWGDDGSGLFMKYLRRGSGYYIDVGACDLVIDGSIKLKSGPGAAVQELTETGVKFVDGTELPADLVIYATGYGSMNGWAADLISQEVADKVGKVWGLGSATTKDPGPWEGEQRNMWKPTQQEALWFHGGNLHQSRHYSQYLSLQLKARQVGLPTPVYGLQEVYHKS; encoded by the coding sequence ATGCTCGAGAGAACACCCACCACCAAGGCTCAAGCGCTGCTCGACAAGTTCGGCAAAGCGTTGGAAGCCGGCGATATCGACAGCGCCGTCAACTGCTTCCAGGCCGACTGCTACTGGCGCGACCTCGTCACCTTCACCTGGAACCTGAAGACGATGGAGGGCCAGGATCAGGTTCGCGACATGCTGCGGGCGACGCTGGCCAACACCAAGCCGACCGGCTGGTCGGTGGCCAAGGGCGAGGAAGCAAGCGAGGACGGCGGCGTCATCACCGCCTGGATCACTTTCGAGACGAATGTGGCGCGCGGCTTTGGCCTTGTGCGGTTCAAGGGCGACCTGATCTGGACCTTGCTGACCACGATGGCCGAGCTGAAAGGCCATGAGGAGAAAGCAGGCTTCACCCGTCCCCTCGGCGCCAAGCATGGCCATGGCAAGGACCGCAAGACGTGGCGGGAGGAGCGCGACGACGAGATCGCAGAGCTCGGCCACACCAGGCAGCCCTATGTCGTCATCATCGGCGGCGGCCAAGGCGGTATCGCGCTCGGCGCACGGCTGAAGCAGCTCGGCGTGCCCACCATAATCGTCGAGAAGAACGAGCGTCCGGGCGACTCCTGGCGCAAGCGCTACAAGTCGCTCTGCCTGCACGATCCGGTCTGGTACGATCACCTGCCCTATATCGACTTCCCGAAGAACTGGCCGGTCTTCGCGCCGAAGGACAAGATCGGCGACTGGCTGGAAATGTACACCAAGGTGATGGAGCTGAACTATTGGTCCTCCACCACCGCGAAATCCGCCAAATACGACGAGAAGACGAAGGAATGGACCGTCGTCGTCGAGCGCGACGGCAAGGAGATCGTGCTCAAGCCCAAGCAACTGGTGCTGGCCACCGGCATGTCCGGCAAGGCGAACTGGCCGAAATACAAGGGCCAGGACATATTCAAGGGCGAGCAGCAGCACTCCTCGACCCATCCCGGTCCGGACAAATACCGCGGCAAGAAAGTGGTGGTCATCGGCTCCAACAACTCGGCGCACGACATCTGCGCGGCGCTGTGGGAAGGCGGCGCCGACGTGACCATGGTGCAGCGCTCGTCCACCCATATCGTCAAGTCGGACACGCTGATGGATATCGGGCTTGGCGCGCTCTACTCCGAGCAGGCGGTCGAGAACGGCATGACGACGCGCAAGGCGGACATGATCTTCGCCTCACTTCCTTACCGCATCCTGCACGAGTTCCAGATCCCGCTCTACCAGCAGATGAAGGAGCGCGACGCGAAATTCTACGACGACCTGGAAAAGGCCGGGTTCATGCTCGACTGGGGCGATGACGGCTCCGGCCTGTTCATGAAATACCTGCGCCGCGGCTCCGGCTACTACATCGATGTCGGCGCCTGCGACCTCGTCATCGACGGCTCGATCAAGCTGAAGAGCGGGCCGGGTGCTGCCGTGCAGGAACTCACCGAAACCGGCGTCAAATTCGTCGACGGCACCGAGTTGCCGGCAGATCTGGTGATCTATGCCACCGGCTACGGCTCGATGAACGGTTGGGCCGCGGACCTCATCTCACAGGAAGTCGCCGACAAGGTGGGCAAGGTCTGGGGCCTGGGCTCCGCTACCACCAAGGATCCGGGTCCATGGGAAGGCGAGCAGCGCAATATGTGGAAGCCGACGCAGCAGGAAGCGCTGTGGTTCCACGGCGGCAACCTGCACCAGTCGCGGCACTATTCGCAATACCTGTCGCTGCAGCTCAAAGCCCGACAGGTCGGCCTGCCAACGCCGGTCTATGGGCTGCAGGAGGTCTATCACAAGAGCTGA
- a CDS encoding PcfJ domain-containing protein, with protein MARSMIQRRQDAERQRIEAYDARLRQVFAATRPVPDFERALDDARSGFAGMAIRDGALWRPKLKTRNRARLRLAAARYLYARYPVSAALESVWLDSTGLDANEIAFRKSWYVTVARGDSLYKAGANAWLSRKEVHCFLNASGDIGFAEAFWLAIARSYTDDQGLAARLARTKIARTPRRELAFWREVVRFFCGHPAPKEEIDDLCDYIGAMHQRDAAYSLKGRTLLSLRRQMLDWHRDIAAIERIEAMRRRAAGRNQRVAGAQAQSGAWDGSRLEDWEWQPSAKEAKVRGERFFVRQLKTAEDLVAESRAMHHCVSTYAAKCIAGNASIWVLRRTALAKIERLLTIELDPQNRAIQVRGFGNRLALPEERKIVERWAKARGVTLRA; from the coding sequence ATGGCCAGGTCCATGATCCAGCGCAGGCAGGACGCCGAGCGCCAACGTATTGAAGCATATGATGCAAGGCTGCGGCAGGTCTTCGCCGCCACGCGTCCCGTTCCGGATTTCGAGCGGGCGCTGGACGACGCTCGCTCGGGCTTTGCCGGCATGGCGATCCGCGACGGCGCGCTGTGGCGTCCGAAGCTGAAGACGCGCAACCGCGCGCGCCTGCGGCTGGCCGCGGCACGTTATCTCTATGCGCGTTATCCGGTTTCGGCCGCGCTCGAGAGCGTCTGGCTGGACAGCACAGGCCTGGACGCCAATGAGATCGCATTTCGCAAGTCCTGGTATGTGACGGTCGCGCGCGGCGACTCGCTCTACAAGGCCGGCGCCAACGCCTGGCTGTCGCGCAAGGAGGTGCATTGCTTCCTCAACGCGTCCGGCGACATTGGTTTCGCCGAGGCATTCTGGCTGGCGATTGCCCGGTCCTACACGGACGACCAGGGATTGGCGGCCCGGCTTGCGCGCACGAAGATCGCGCGCACGCCGCGCCGCGAACTAGCCTTCTGGCGCGAGGTTGTGCGCTTCTTCTGCGGACATCCCGCTCCGAAGGAGGAGATCGACGATCTGTGCGATTACATCGGCGCCATGCATCAACGTGATGCGGCCTATAGCCTGAAGGGACGCACGCTTCTGTCGCTGCGCCGGCAGATGTTGGATTGGCATCGCGACATCGCCGCGATCGAACGCATAGAGGCCATGCGACGCCGCGCGGCCGGACGTAACCAGCGTGTCGCGGGAGCACAGGCGCAGAGCGGTGCCTGGGATGGCTCGCGCCTGGAGGACTGGGAATGGCAGCCATCGGCCAAGGAAGCGAAGGTGCGCGGCGAGCGTTTCTTCGTTCGGCAGTTGAAGACCGCCGAGGACCTGGTCGCCGAGAGCCGCGCGATGCATCACTGCGTTTCGACCTACGCGGCCAAATGTATCGCCGGCAACGCCTCGATCTGGGTGCTGCGGCGTACGGCGCTGGCCAAGATCGAGCGGCTGCTGACGATCGAGCTCGATCCGCAAAACCGCGCGATCCAGGTGCGCGGTTTTGGCAACCGTCTGGCCTTGCCGGAGGAGCGCAAGATCGTGGAGCGCTGGGCCAAGGCGAGGGGTGTGACACTCAGGGCGTGA
- a CDS encoding HD domain-containing protein, protein MKPNELNAGNIVEFIADIFERRGAESYLGEPVTMSEHMLQGAWLAEQDGAPEELVAAALLHDIGHYTSEFGTYSPDDVEDKHHDEAGGEVLAPFFPPVIVECVRLHVSAKRYLCATDPTYFGKLSPASVHTLSLQGGPMSAEEVAEFRSNPFHDEAVRVRIWDEGGKVANMKTRAFRDYVPLLERVVKKFAAEKAA, encoded by the coding sequence ATGAAACCGAACGAATTGAACGCAGGCAACATCGTCGAGTTCATCGCCGACATCTTCGAGCGCCGCGGCGCCGAATCCTATCTCGGCGAACCGGTCACCATGTCGGAGCACATGCTGCAGGGCGCGTGGCTGGCCGAGCAGGACGGCGCGCCGGAAGAGCTGGTGGCGGCGGCGCTGCTGCACGACATCGGCCACTATACCAGCGAGTTCGGCACCTATTCGCCCGACGACGTCGAGGACAAGCATCATGACGAGGCGGGCGGCGAGGTGCTGGCGCCGTTCTTCCCACCAGTCATCGTCGAATGCGTCAGGCTGCATGTCTCGGCCAAGCGCTATCTGTGCGCCACCGATCCGACCTATTTCGGCAAGCTGTCGCCGGCCTCGGTGCATACGCTGTCTCTGCAGGGCGGGCCGATGAGCGCGGAGGAAGTGGCCGAGTTTCGCAGCAACCCCTTCCACGACGAAGCCGTGCGGGTGCGCATCTGGGACGAGGGCGGCAAGGTCGCCAATATGAAAACGCGCGCCTTTCGTGATTACGTGCCGCTGCTGGAGCGCGTGGTGAAGAAGTTCGCGGCGGAAAAGGCGGCCTAG